In Pelosinus sp. IPA-1, a single window of DNA contains:
- a CDS encoding L-ribulose-5-phosphate 4-epimerase: protein MLKELKKAVLEANLELQKNGLVLYTWGNASGIDREKGLVVIKPSGVDYDKMRPQDMVVVDLFGNQVEGDLRPSSDTPTHLVLYRNFLTIGGVVHTHSTYATIWAQAAKSIPAFGTTHADYFYGEVPCTRTLKEEEIQGNYEEETGNVIIESFINKEVRHVPSVLVANHGPFSWGKDAHEAVYHATVLEEVAKMALYTSQLKEDGKSIDSVLLDKHFLRKHGSDAYYGQKK, encoded by the coding sequence TTGTTAAAAGAGTTGAAAAAGGCAGTTTTGGAAGCCAATTTAGAACTGCAGAAAAATGGCCTGGTGTTATATACTTGGGGGAACGCAAGTGGAATTGACAGAGAAAAAGGTTTGGTTGTTATTAAACCAAGCGGCGTAGATTATGATAAAATGCGTCCCCAAGACATGGTAGTTGTCGATTTATTTGGAAATCAAGTAGAAGGGGACCTTAGACCTTCGTCAGATACACCCACTCATTTGGTTTTGTACCGTAACTTCTTAACAATTGGTGGAGTTGTTCATACTCACTCAACTTATGCCACCATATGGGCACAAGCTGCAAAATCCATCCCAGCCTTTGGAACTACACATGCGGATTATTTTTATGGTGAGGTACCTTGTACACGAACTTTGAAAGAAGAAGAAATACAAGGAAATTATGAAGAAGAAACAGGCAATGTAATAATAGAATCCTTTATCAATAAAGAGGTTAGACATGTGCCTAGTGTTTTGGTTGCTAATCATGGGCCTTTTTCTTGGGGGAAAGACGCTCATGAAGCGGTATATCATGCTACCGTATTAGAAGAGGTTGCCAAGATGGCTCTTTATACATCACAGTTGAAAGAAGATGGCAAAAGCATTGATTCTGTATTATTAGATAAACATTTCTTGCGGAAACATGGCAGTGACGCTTACTATGGACAAAAAAAATAA